The sequence GTATATATGAATCTGATAATAAATACCCAATAGATGTATTGGAGACAGTACTTTACATAAAATGTATATTGGAGATATTAAAAGATATTCCTGATATTCCTGAAATACAAGAGAAAAAACAAAAATTGTTATCAGATATGAGTTTTATAATACTGCGAATGGAACAAATAGTTGAAAAACAAATATTTGAAGGTTCTGATACATCAAAAATGAAGAATGCACATATTCCTTTAAATGAAAAAGAAGTAAAAGAAATCCAGAACCAAATTCAGTTATATGAAAAAGATATAGAAAAAAATCCTGATGATGTTTTTGCTTATTTTCAAATGGGGTTGCTTTATAATGAGAGAGAAATGTATGAAGAGGCATATAATTGTTTTGAAAAAGCATTAGAAATAAACCCAGAAAATATAGAGTTGCTGTTTCAGAAAGGACTGGCGCTGGCATCTTTTAAAAAATATCAAGAAGGTCTGGTCTATATTAATAAAGCATTAGAAATAGACCCTAAATATATACTGGCATTATGGGGTAAAGGGGCTACCTTAGAAGAAATGAATAAAGGGCAGGAAGCAGATTATTATTATAATATGGCTCTTGAAATAGAGCCTGAGAATATTTTTATTCTAACAGATAAAGGTTCAAATCTGAGACAATTAGGCAGGTATCAGGAAGCAATAGACACTTTTAATAAGGCAATTGCCATAGACCCTGAATTTGCAGTATGTTATTATGAAAAAGCATGTGCAGAAAGTTTAGATAACCGAAAAGATGAAGCGCTGAAAAGTTTAAAAAAAGCAATAAAATTAGACCCTTCATTAAAAGAAAACGCAAAAAATGATGCAGATTTTAAAAATATATGTGAAGATAGGACTTTTAAAAGAATTGTGAGATAGGGAGTCCTCATGCTAATTCTCTGGTTCCCGTTCATATCCGCAGGATCCTGTGAATTTAAGTAAGAGAGTAGAAAGTAATCCTGTCCAATCAACTTATATCTTCTGCGTTTGTCTGTCTAAGCATATAGCGAAGGAGGATAAGGATGGTACGTAAGTCCACTCTAAACATCTCCACAGGATTCCGTCATTCATAAGGCGAGCCTCTGGGTAGTTTATAGGACGAACTTTTGGACTGTATAGAACAATTCCCTGTCTTCTAAATCCCCCTCTTTATCCCCCTTTACAAAAGGGGGAAAATATTCTCCCTTCTTTGACAAAGGAGGGAGGGTAAGGGTGGATTTTTATTCTTCTGCTACCCTGCAATCCTCAAAGTTCTGCATAATGATTTTCCTCGAGATCCTTTGTAAAAGACCATGTTCTGATATTATCTGAGTGTTTATAAAAACTAAGTATGATTTCTCCTTCCTATTCTACTTTTTAATACTGTTCCAGTAATAATTAAAACTGCGAAAGAGATAATAACTTTTGTAGTTTGTCTCATAGGTGATAAATCTCTACCAAAGCAGGTTGTAGCAAAATGTTCGCAATTTTTCGTTAATAAGTTGTATTTACCATTATATTCGTCTGGATTTTTGTAAAAATTCTTGGCTCGTTCTATTACTTTCTGGGCGTGTTTTTTATTTTTTGGTTCAGTATGTATAACAACATGCTCTTTTTCTGCAAATTTCTTCAACGATTCCATACGAATTGTAGCACCATTTTTCCCAAAAATACCTTTATCTACACCATGTCCTAATTCTGGATTATGGAAATGGATTACTTGATTATCTCCTATGTATATTCCCATATGCCAAAAAATACCTGATATTCGTCTTTTTATAATACTGCCTGGTTTTATTTCGTTTGGTCTTATCTGCATTTTTCCCCACTTATATAAAATACTTTTGAAATTTTGTAAATATTTACTCAACCCTGCCTTTCTGATAAGAATATTTATTCAGTTTTATACTATATTAAAAGCAAAGTTAAAGTTCAAATTTTTTTATCAAATAAACTCGCTCAGAAAATAAAAACTCTCTTAATTCTGAAAATACATTAAAATAACTTCTTCAAGTTTAGTTAGATATATTATTGAGCAATAAAATATCTTAGATGCTAAAAATTAGGTCTACTCTAATGGGGTTCAATTAGGATTTGCATTTCTGTAAAAGATTTTTCTATCTCACCAGGTAAAAAATATCCTTTCTTACTATATTTTTCTTCTAATTGTTTTTTTATTTCTTCTGCTTTCTCTACTCCAAGAATTGAGATTTTTTTAGGGTAGCCCAGTTTCCACCTTCAATTGCCCAATCCCCTAGTATAACTCCACCTGAATTTCTTCTGCAGTCCGATCCGTTTTCTTCAATTCACCATTGAAAACATTAGGTAGTTGCTCCAGAAACTGCTTCTTCCATTTCGCTACTCGGCTCGGATGCACCTGATAATGGCTGACTATTTCTGCCAGGGCCTTCTCCCCCTTGATTGACTCTGTCGCAACGCGCTGCCTTCAGCACCCCTGGGACTACAAATATTTTACCTAAAACTCGCTGTTTTCTATGGCTGATCAAGTTCCTTTACTTCCACCTTATCTATCCAGAGAGTTCCTGCTTTACCCTCCGTAATAATGTATACCCTTGCTCTATCCTGTTCAGGGTGCATTCGAGTTTGAAAAGTATATTCTTTCCACTCCGGGCCAACATTAACAATTTTATTCGTAGGATTGGGGTGTTTTCTCCAATTGTAGTCAAGAACTTTTAATCTCACAGGTAAATCAGAGATGTCGCTTTTTAAGTGCACTGAAAGAACATAATCTCTCCCGCCGTTTACAGGTGGCGCTCCTTCTTCGGTCCAAACAGAAATATTAGGAAATTTAGGAGCTATTACCTTTTTATATCCTTTTTTTGTCTGGGCTGTTTCGGGAGTAAAAATAAACTTTATTTCTTCTTTTTCTTCATCTTTCGGTATTATTCTCAATCCAAAAATACCGTCTGAAATGGTTTGTAAATCTAAACTTCCATCTTCAATTTTTACTCCAAAAGTATACTCTTTAATTCTGTTTTCGTACTCAGGGAAAAGCTCTTTGATCTCCGGAATATCTTTTTCTTCAACCTTTAAGGGATGTTTTGCTCCGTTCTCCAGTTCAGAAATGTCATTAGGACTTCTCATGGTTGCAATCACAGTATATTCTCCATTGTCCAGAGAAACCTTAAAAATGCCAGAGAACCTGTGTCCATATCTTAATAATTCGTTTTTACTACCCAGATCAAAGGAACTCGCCTCTTTTGTCCATCCATAACCGGTATCAGGAGAAAAAATAGTTGTTTTTGAAACAAACATCCTTAAACTTTTTTTACCTTCCAAGTGTTCGTTGGAGTCCAAAGAACAATATTCTGGATACTCCCAACAAAGGTTGCTTGCCCAATAAACCGGTTGACCAGAGTCCTCTTCTTCAAAACCCGGGTTTTTTATTCCAGGTAATCGGTCAAGATTTTTTGTCCATGTTTTTTCTTCCTTTGTTGGTACTTTCTCTAAAGAGAGCAGCTCAATATTTACCTCAATTGGCTTATCAGGTAATTCGGACAATACACCTATTTCGTAAACGTGAGTGGCATAGGGTTCAAAATTATCTTTGAAGGCGCCGTTTACTATAGAAACTGTCCTTTTTTCAAAAAGAACTTTCCCCTGCGTATTTGTATCAATATTAGATAATTTTATTTGTACATTTTTTTTGGTATCTTCACTTATGTTGGCAGTAATAATATACGCTTTTTCATTGTGTAACTTTAAGAGTAAATCAATGCCTGTTTTTTCTTTTCCGGATACGGCTTGACTAGGGCTACTGGTGAGTAAAATCGGCGTTAATTCTTTTATTTCTCCGGCCAATTTCTTCAAGGTCTCCTTCATATCCTGCGAGGCGATATTATACTCCCAGTAAACAATCCCTCTTGCTTCGTGAATAAGATCCAGATATGTCTGACATCTTTGTTGAGAGGATGTTATTTTACTTTCTTGACTCCACCCATCTGCCTGCGGTGTTACCCAAAATGGTTTTCTGATGGTATTCGCTACTTTCCAATAAGTATCTACTCTTTCCACGTGGCGGGTTATTTTTTCTCCAAGTCGCGGTTGCCAATAGGGATCAGTATCCAATATGTCATAGCGATCGGATGGTATCGGTGGACCAGAAGGTTCCCAGAAGCATGGGAAAACGAGATGATACGGATCATATTCTTTAGTTATCCTGTACTCCACGGAAACACCGGCGGCTTCTTTTTCTCCGGGTTCGTCCCAGAAATATCCAAAAAAGGCAGGATGGTTTTTACACATTTTTATTTTAGGAATTAAAGAACCTTCTCTGATAATTCTCTCTAATTCGTCAAGAGGTTTTGTGCTGAAAAAATCACGGGGAGCACTGTGCTGGTAGGTAGAAACAATTACCATCATTCCATTATAGTAGGCGGTATCCAGAAATTCTGGGGATTCAGGCCCAACAGTAATATTAAATCCGGCCCGGGCATATTCTGAAATTTTATCCTGAGGAATATCCATAATTCCTATTGCAAAAAAAGGGGTATTGTTCACTAATGTCCAGAGATTTTCTCGATCTGACTTTATTTCATAAATACTCGGAGTATATTTAATTAATGGAATGGCACTCAATGAGATAACAGATTCTTTCTGGTATACAGAGAGAAGAGCCATGTATTCCCCAGGTGGTAAATTGTCAATGTTTATCTCCACAGAAAAATCTGCCTCTGAAATCGGGATGTTCGTAGTCTCGGTAATCGTTTTGTCTCCTTTTACCACTTTCAGAGATGCGGTAAGGCCAAAGGGGAGTATTCCTTCTATGTTAATTTTGTTTTTAAGTTTGGCATTTTTCTCATCAGTATAATAGTCCCTGGTAAAATAGGAACTAACGAGGGAAGGCATTTTTACCTCCTTTGCTGAGAGATGACAACGCTTGTTAGATATAATATCAAAAATATCTAATTGGAATTTATACTTTGTATCTTTCTCATTAAGGGAAATTGGGAAATTTAATTCTTTATCTTCATTGGCCAATAGAGATACTGTTTCTTTAAATTCCTGTTTTGTCGTAAGACATTTCATTCTGACATCAATCTTTCTTGATTCATGGGAACAATTTTTTAATTTCTGGGAGAAAACTAAACCTGGCCCTGTCTGTCCCAATTTGTAGGTCAAACTTGAAGATGATGGGTTAATTTGGTACAGCGGAAAATCAATGTTTATATTTTTAACAGTAGCGAACATCTCTGGCTTGTGGAATCCCCCGAACGTAGGTGCCCATGCACTATACTCTGGTTCTACCTTACGCTCCCGACAAAGATTTATCCCCCAGGTGCTGGATGCTTCTTGGCTGAAAGAAAAATTGTAAAAGGGAATGGCAATTTCCGCCGACCAGAAATCCTGGCCTTTTACTGTTTTCCCGTCCCAGAAACCATCCCAACCAGTTTCCTCACAAAGGGGATCTATCCACTTCTCATCTGCCTGAGTATTTAGGGTATTTAAACTAAAATGATAGTAACTTTTTCTATCTAAATTCGTATCAATGAATACCTCTACGCAATCATCTTCCCATACCTTTCCGTCCCGGTACTTTTCATCTGCTTTAATCTTGTCTATATAGGGTTCCTTACATAGGAATCCAAAATAGATGTTATTGTCGTCGTAACAGATGTAACAAGTAGTCGGACACCGCACAGGTCCACCAGTCATATTTTCTGTTAGGTCAACTTTTCGGGCTTGTTGCCA comes from bacterium and encodes:
- a CDS encoding tetratricopeptide repeat protein, with amino-acid sequence MLDKRAADAFKFLEQIAKFFDSSQTKEVNDRILNQLYSEKGYIPNSKIQITPKMVVDIANILEREVVEPDYFDLSDKKIIEIVEQLQKFYKSDRVILNGKFFDNFVEIVDGITYKEYEKDIENQTCDITPLDYYLKGISYAEKGDYEQALQYYLQGYELIKDEKAKEKLLFCQNILILLICLGKASEIYKWEEEFLGLIEYEKSAHEKVKLHIEIGLSGKIQKNYVIAINHFFLAIDTIKKVFLHGLSGINISGMPCIYESDNKYPIDVLETVLYIKCILEILKDIPDIPEIQEKKQKLLSDMSFIILRMEQIVEKQIFEGSDTSKMKNAHIPLNEKEVKEIQNQIQLYEKDIEKNPDDVFAYFQMGLLYNEREMYEEAYNCFEKALEINPENIELLFQKGLALASFKKYQEGLVYINKALEIDPKYILALWGKGATLEEMNKGQEADYYYNMALEIEPENIFILTDKGSNLRQLGRYQEAIDTFNKAIAIDPEFAVCYYEKACAESLDNRKDEALKSLKKAIKLDPSLKENAKNDADFKNICEDRTFKRIVR
- a CDS encoding sugar-binding protein, with product MKRSIWLIFLCCFLVSSSYSAELVGYWKFDEGSGETAWDSADGHPGEIHNAVWTEGKIKGALEFDGKGSYVEVKDSANSCFDLTSMTLSAWIYPKAYPESTPVYWAGIVGKGYYTCSVYGLYLGAHKKLVFSVYGPFGEGGKVGKFTYGENNNSVIKLNQWSHVVVTYDNYKVKFYINGRLDSVYEETRLPYTNDQSVFIGSVYKDGRYFKGIIDEVKIYRGALTDQEVEEEYQKSGGENTPQSVSIPKIDVPPQIDGNLNDLCWQQARKVDLTENMTGGPVRCPTTCYICYDDNNIYFGFLCKEPYIDKIKADEKYRDGKVWEDDCVEVFIDTNLDRKSYYHFSLNTLNTQADEKWIDPLCEETGWDGFWDGKTVKGQDFWSAEIAIPFYNFSFSQEASSTWGINLCRERKVEPEYSAWAPTFGGFHKPEMFATVKNINIDFPLYQINPSSSSLTYKLGQTGPGLVFSQKLKNCSHESRKIDVRMKCLTTKQEFKETVSLLANEDKELNFPISLNEKDTKYKFQLDIFDIISNKRCHLSAKEVKMPSLVSSYFTRDYYTDEKNAKLKNKINIEGILPFGLTASLKVVKGDKTITETTNIPISEADFSVEINIDNLPPGEYMALLSVYQKESVISLSAIPLIKYTPSIYEIKSDRENLWTLVNNTPFFAIGIMDIPQDKISEYARAGFNITVGPESPEFLDTAYYNGMMVIVSTYQHSAPRDFFSTKPLDELERIIREGSLIPKIKMCKNHPAFFGYFWDEPGEKEAAGVSVEYRITKEYDPYHLVFPCFWEPSGPPIPSDRYDILDTDPYWQPRLGEKITRHVERVDTYWKVANTIRKPFWVTPQADGWSQESKITSSQQRCQTYLDLIHEARGIVYWEYNIASQDMKETLKKLAGEIKELTPILLTSSPSQAVSGKEKTGIDLLLKLHNEKAYIITANISEDTKKNVQIKLSNIDTNTQGKVLFEKRTVSIVNGAFKDNFEPYATHVYEIGVLSELPDKPIEVNIELLSLEKVPTKEEKTWTKNLDRLPGIKNPGFEEEDSGQPVYWASNLCWEYPEYCSLDSNEHLEGKKSLRMFVSKTTIFSPDTGYGWTKEASSFDLGSKNELLRYGHRFSGIFKVSLDNGEYTVIATMRSPNDISELENGAKHPLKVEEKDIPEIKELFPEYENRIKEYTFGVKIEDGSLDLQTISDGIFGLRIIPKDEEKEEIKFIFTPETAQTKKGYKKVIAPKFPNISVWTEEGAPPVNGGRDYVLSVHLKSDISDLPVRLKVLDYNWRKHPNPTNKIVNVGPEWKEYTFQTRMHPEQDRARVYIITEGKAGTLWIDKVEVKELDQP
- a CDS encoding lecithin retinol acyltransferase family protein, whose protein sequence is MQIRPNEIKPGSIIKRRISGIFWHMGIYIGDNQVIHFHNPELGHGVDKGIFGKNGATIRMESLKKFAEKEHVVIHTEPKNKKHAQKVIERAKNFYKNPDEYNGKYNLLTKNCEHFATTCFGRDLSPMRQTTKVIISFAVLIITGTVLKSRIGRRNHT